Proteins encoded together in one Variovorax paradoxus EPS window:
- a CDS encoding MarR family winged helix-turn-helix transcriptional regulator: MPSKHLPAQPADAPVSDPLALDEQLCFAVYSTMLSLNKVYRGLLRDLDLTYLQYLVMLVLWEKDSVNVSEICKRLALETTTLTPLLKRLEARGLIQRVRSASDERQVIVSLTTEGRAMHKEARALPACVAEAMALEPQDIGNLRDQLLALRSNLDRNA; the protein is encoded by the coding sequence ATGCCTTCCAAGCACCTCCCCGCCCAACCCGCCGATGCCCCTGTGAGCGATCCGCTGGCATTGGACGAGCAGCTCTGCTTCGCCGTGTACTCCACGATGCTGAGCCTCAACAAGGTGTACCGCGGCCTGCTGCGCGACCTGGACCTGACCTACCTGCAGTACCTCGTCATGCTCGTGCTGTGGGAGAAAGATTCGGTCAACGTCTCCGAAATCTGCAAGCGCCTCGCGCTCGAAACCACCACCCTCACCCCCTTGCTCAAGCGCCTCGAGGCGCGCGGACTCATCCAGCGCGTGCGCTCGGCATCGGACGAGCGTCAGGTCATCGTGTCGCTCACCACAGAAGGCCGCGCGATGCACAAGGAGGCCCGCGCGTTGCCGGCCTGCGTGGCCGAAGCGATGGCGCTGGAGCCCCAGGACATCGGCAACCTGCGCGACCAGTTGCTCGCACTGCGTTCGAACCTCGACAGGAACGCGTGA